From one Ctenopharyngodon idella isolate HZGC_01 chromosome 15, HZGC01, whole genome shotgun sequence genomic stretch:
- the kiaa0753 gene encoding protein moonraker isoform X4, giving the protein MISDFQRGSAMPIGELGSVHREWIKKGSSVSQIAGLQTQLQFNDIAAPSVLNRATRVGPPSPIVIEKLIPRTERQDDMESCSSSLRLSVLSEERLQTAVRLAKRDLHRKRQESIIHNSLEPVERSQIISPERSNTDCSPHVVYPKMSGPKKQIKNGHQVLVYTPQEPNSQLKQGQTPTKDLDVRVNSNEPQLSQEIHKLQKELSTYVQRIEQLANKGRVVEVLEPDEKHRMEIRRQEQAARSARIIYVLQQQIKEIQEDLDKLRFQNVKHIKKSRAMDRLAAAHRGAVRAMQVFINQLSDPTESRVPTHCKELGQLIRQLSLCSAKVQVGQGSAIPETALDILQKLETLDSALSKQEAPRKRDVDLQIVNPVEKTPTRVRARSMSPPRPARDPAERTSRKPRKPAAAKKPSGSRLAGKSHRTSQTLAKERNDVLKAGLESLIHNQKLREAEAQKPNKTTSAINPDHAGHLRDASFQQPTVSSRLRENQVPQKEATVPWMPTSPHSPPRPRAVSSRPEPRCLFSPQKSPVKQKPQTSSSTQLSPSSHDRKQAQNEALRQAWLDRVTADRLRELNRLSKEEADRINKLRTTLGSPTQWAEKAERATKERIQPLLDRAQVVEAGSDTLKERLKVADKPGARADVLSDALLDDLLEDAAQALWVTERQQVAETDAERQLQGPTLESMLLRMEEMERDQEDVRRRFAMISYSDPLIWEKGTDAPRNISSSRPASSQPIRLTKPVLKAPSTADILLQKPVETGAASDTSMIDEESLTLNDPSHPVSATRESTQGAYLTVPPSMQRSIQKYRENHDAFLRLVSHEALGSFNPWAIADSLADELMAEALADVAAEFQDVCEEYAEAVFTSEFLQPVQSPTTSVS; this is encoded by the exons atgatttctgatttcCAAAGGGGGTCTGCTATGCCCATTGGTGAACTGGGCTCTGTGCACCGTGAATGGATTAAAAAAGGCTCTTCTGTGTCTCAAATTGCTGGTCTGCAAACACAG CTTCAGTTCAATGACATAGCGGCACCCAGTGTTCTTAACCGAGCCACCCGTGTGGGACCCCCTTCTCCCATCGTGATAGAGAAACTTATACCACGTACAGAAAGGCAGGATGATATGGAGAGCTGCAGCAGCTCCTTACGCCTCTCAGTCCTCTCAGAAGAGCGGCTGCAGACTGCCGTCAGACTCGCCAAGAGAGATCTGCATAGGAAACGACAGGAATCCATCATCCATAACTCACTTGAACCAGTGGAAAGATCCCAGATTATCAGCCCTGAAAGAAGCAACACAGATTGCAGTCCTCATGTGGTCTACCCAAAGATGTCAGGTCCAAAGAAGCAAATAAAAAACGGTCATCAGGTGCTTGTTTATACTCCTCAGGAACCTAACAGCCAACTTAAACAGGGCCAGACACCCACCAAAGACCTTGACGTGAGAGTCAACAGCAATGAACCTCAGCTCAGCCAGGAGATCCATAAATTACAGAAGGAATTGAGCACATATGTGCAAAGGATAGAGCAGTTGGCTAATAAAG GACGTGTGGTGGAGGTTCTGGAGCCTGATGAGAAGCATAGGATGGAGATCCGGCGGCAGGAGCAGGCAGCCCGTTCCGCACGTATCATCTATGTGTTACAACAGCAG ATTAAAGAGATACAGGAGGATCTAGACAAGCTGCGTTTCCAGAATGTCAAACACATCAAAAAG tCCAGGGCAATGGACAGGCTGGCTGCTGCTCACCGGGGAGCTGTAAGAGCCATGCAGGTTTTTATCAACCAGCTGTCAGACCCCACAGAGAGCAGAGTGCCCACCCACTGCAAAGAGCTGGGTCAGCTGATTCGCCAGCTCTCTCTCTGCTCAGCCAAAGTACAGGTGGGACAAGGATCTGCCATACCAGAGACAGCCCTAGACATCCTGCAGAAATTAGAG ACGCTTGACTCAGCACTGAGTAAGCAGGAGGCACCCAGGAAAAGAGATGTAGATTTGCAGATTGTCAACCCAGTGGAAAAGACTCCGACCCGGGTCAGGGCCCGCAGCATGTCCCCTCCCCGTCCTGCCAGAGACCCAGCTGAGAGGACCTCACGAAAACCCCGAAAGCCAGCTGCTGCAAAAAAGCCTAGTG GCAGCAGACTGGCGGGGAAATCCCACAGGACCTCACAGACATTGGCGAAGGAGCGCAATGATGTTCTGAAGGCAGGGCTAGAGAGCCTCATACATAATCAAAAACTCAGAGAGGCTGAAGCACAGAAACCCAACAAAACTACCAGTGCCATCAACCCAGACCAT GCAGGTCATCTTCGTGATGCCAGCTTCCAGCAGCCCACTGTCTCATCCCGACTGAGGGAAAACCAGGTACCCCAGAAAGAGGCCACTGTGCCTTGGATGCCAACATCTCCTCACTCTCCTCCTCGCCCACG TGCTGTGTCTAGCCGGCCAGAGCCGAGATGTCTGTTCTCACCTCAAAAGAGCCCTGTAAAGCAGAAGCCACAGACCAGTTCCAGTACACAGCTCAGCCCTTCATCACATGATAGGAAACAAGCCCAAAATGAAGCCCTCAG ACAAGCCTGGTTGGACCGGGTGACTGCAGACAGACTGAGAGAACTGAATCGTCTGAGTAAAGAAGAGGCTGACCGCATTAACAAACTCCG GACCACACTGGGCTCTCCGACACAATGGGCGGAAAAAGCTGAGCGGGCCACAAAAGAGAGAATTCAACCTTTGTTGGATCGAGCACAG GTGGTTGAAGCAGGAAGTGACACTCTAAAAGAGCGGCTGAAGGTTGCAGATAAG CCTGGGGCCAGGGCGGATGTCCTGAGCGATGCTCTTCTGGACGATCTTCTGGAGGACGCAGCTCAAGCTCTGTGGGTGACTGAGAGGCAGCAGGTGGCCGAGACTGATGCTGAGAGGCAGCTGCAGGGCCCCACATTAGAGAGCATGTTGCTGAGGATGGAGGAGATGGAG AGAGACCAGGAAGATGTGCGTCGACGCTTTGCTATGATCTCATACTCAGACCCTCTCATTTGGGAAAAAGGCACAG ACGCTCCGAGGAATATTTCTAGCTCCAGGCCAGCCTcttctcagccaatcagattgacGAAACCAGTCCTGAAAGCACCCAGCACTGCCGACATCCTCCTGCAAAAGCCAGTGGAGACTGG GGCTGCATCAGACACATCGATGATAGATGAGGAGAGTTTAACTCTAAATGACCCCAGTCATCCAGTCTCAGCCACAAGGGAAAGCACACAAGGGGCTTACCTGACTGTGCCGCCCAGCATGCAGAGGAGTATCCAGAAATACAGGGAGAACCATGATGCCTTCCTGCGCCTGGTCTCACATGAGGCTCTGGGGAGCTTCAATCCCTGGGCAATAGCAGACAG
- the kiaa0753 gene encoding protein moonraker isoform X3: MISDFQRGSAMPIGELGSVHREWIKKGSSVSQIAGLQTQLQFNDIAAPSVLNRATRVGPPSPIVIEKLIPRTERQDDMESCSSSLRLSVLSEERLQTAVRLAKRDLHRKRQESIIHNSLEPVERSQIISPERSNTDCSPHVVYPKMSGPKKQIKNGHQVLVYTPQEPNSQLKQGQTPTKDLDVRVNSNEPQLSQEIHKLQKELSTYVQRIEQLANKGRVVEVLEPDEKHRMEIRRQEQAARSARIIYVLQQQIKEIQEDLDKLRFQNVKHIKKSRAMDRLAAAHRGAVRAMQVFINQLSDPTESRVPTHCKELGQLIRQLSLCSAKVQVGQGSAIPETALDILQKLETLDSALSKQEAPRKRDVDLQIVNPVEKTPTRVRARSMSPPRPARDPAERTSRKPRKPAAAKKPSGSRLAGKSHRTSQTLAKERNDVLKAGLESLIHNQKLREAEAQKPNKTTSAINPDHQAGHLRDASFQQPTVSSRLRENQVPQKEATVPWMPTSPHSPPRPRAVSSRPEPRCLFSPQKSPVKQKPQTSSSTQLSPSSHDRKQAQNEALRQAWLDRVTADRLRELNRLSKEEADRINKLRTTLGSPTQWAEKAERATKERIQPLLDRAQVVEAGSDTLKERLKVADKPGARADVLSDALLDDLLEDAAQALWVTERQQVAETDAERQLQGPTLESMLLRMEEMERDQEDVRRRFAMISYSDPLIWEKGTDAPRNISSSRPASSQPIRLTKPVLKAPSTADILLQKPVETGAASDTSMIDEESLTLNDPSHPVSATRESTQGAYLTVPPSMQRSIQKYRENHDAFLRLVSHEALGSFNPWAIADSLADELMAEALADVAAEFQDVCEEYAEAVFTSEFLQPVQSPTTSVS, from the exons atgatttctgatttcCAAAGGGGGTCTGCTATGCCCATTGGTGAACTGGGCTCTGTGCACCGTGAATGGATTAAAAAAGGCTCTTCTGTGTCTCAAATTGCTGGTCTGCAAACACAG CTTCAGTTCAATGACATAGCGGCACCCAGTGTTCTTAACCGAGCCACCCGTGTGGGACCCCCTTCTCCCATCGTGATAGAGAAACTTATACCACGTACAGAAAGGCAGGATGATATGGAGAGCTGCAGCAGCTCCTTACGCCTCTCAGTCCTCTCAGAAGAGCGGCTGCAGACTGCCGTCAGACTCGCCAAGAGAGATCTGCATAGGAAACGACAGGAATCCATCATCCATAACTCACTTGAACCAGTGGAAAGATCCCAGATTATCAGCCCTGAAAGAAGCAACACAGATTGCAGTCCTCATGTGGTCTACCCAAAGATGTCAGGTCCAAAGAAGCAAATAAAAAACGGTCATCAGGTGCTTGTTTATACTCCTCAGGAACCTAACAGCCAACTTAAACAGGGCCAGACACCCACCAAAGACCTTGACGTGAGAGTCAACAGCAATGAACCTCAGCTCAGCCAGGAGATCCATAAATTACAGAAGGAATTGAGCACATATGTGCAAAGGATAGAGCAGTTGGCTAATAAAG GACGTGTGGTGGAGGTTCTGGAGCCTGATGAGAAGCATAGGATGGAGATCCGGCGGCAGGAGCAGGCAGCCCGTTCCGCACGTATCATCTATGTGTTACAACAGCAG ATTAAAGAGATACAGGAGGATCTAGACAAGCTGCGTTTCCAGAATGTCAAACACATCAAAAAG tCCAGGGCAATGGACAGGCTGGCTGCTGCTCACCGGGGAGCTGTAAGAGCCATGCAGGTTTTTATCAACCAGCTGTCAGACCCCACAGAGAGCAGAGTGCCCACCCACTGCAAAGAGCTGGGTCAGCTGATTCGCCAGCTCTCTCTCTGCTCAGCCAAAGTACAGGTGGGACAAGGATCTGCCATACCAGAGACAGCCCTAGACATCCTGCAGAAATTAGAG ACGCTTGACTCAGCACTGAGTAAGCAGGAGGCACCCAGGAAAAGAGATGTAGATTTGCAGATTGTCAACCCAGTGGAAAAGACTCCGACCCGGGTCAGGGCCCGCAGCATGTCCCCTCCCCGTCCTGCCAGAGACCCAGCTGAGAGGACCTCACGAAAACCCCGAAAGCCAGCTGCTGCAAAAAAGCCTAGTG GCAGCAGACTGGCGGGGAAATCCCACAGGACCTCACAGACATTGGCGAAGGAGCGCAATGATGTTCTGAAGGCAGGGCTAGAGAGCCTCATACATAATCAAAAACTCAGAGAGGCTGAAGCACAGAAACCCAACAAAACTACCAGTGCCATCAACCCAGACCAT CAGGCAGGTCATCTTCGTGATGCCAGCTTCCAGCAGCCCACTGTCTCATCCCGACTGAGGGAAAACCAGGTACCCCAGAAAGAGGCCACTGTGCCTTGGATGCCAACATCTCCTCACTCTCCTCCTCGCCCACG TGCTGTGTCTAGCCGGCCAGAGCCGAGATGTCTGTTCTCACCTCAAAAGAGCCCTGTAAAGCAGAAGCCACAGACCAGTTCCAGTACACAGCTCAGCCCTTCATCACATGATAGGAAACAAGCCCAAAATGAAGCCCTCAG ACAAGCCTGGTTGGACCGGGTGACTGCAGACAGACTGAGAGAACTGAATCGTCTGAGTAAAGAAGAGGCTGACCGCATTAACAAACTCCG GACCACACTGGGCTCTCCGACACAATGGGCGGAAAAAGCTGAGCGGGCCACAAAAGAGAGAATTCAACCTTTGTTGGATCGAGCACAG GTGGTTGAAGCAGGAAGTGACACTCTAAAAGAGCGGCTGAAGGTTGCAGATAAG CCTGGGGCCAGGGCGGATGTCCTGAGCGATGCTCTTCTGGACGATCTTCTGGAGGACGCAGCTCAAGCTCTGTGGGTGACTGAGAGGCAGCAGGTGGCCGAGACTGATGCTGAGAGGCAGCTGCAGGGCCCCACATTAGAGAGCATGTTGCTGAGGATGGAGGAGATGGAG AGAGACCAGGAAGATGTGCGTCGACGCTTTGCTATGATCTCATACTCAGACCCTCTCATTTGGGAAAAAGGCACAG ACGCTCCGAGGAATATTTCTAGCTCCAGGCCAGCCTcttctcagccaatcagattgacGAAACCAGTCCTGAAAGCACCCAGCACTGCCGACATCCTCCTGCAAAAGCCAGTGGAGACTGG GGCTGCATCAGACACATCGATGATAGATGAGGAGAGTTTAACTCTAAATGACCCCAGTCATCCAGTCTCAGCCACAAGGGAAAGCACACAAGGGGCTTACCTGACTGTGCCGCCCAGCATGCAGAGGAGTATCCAGAAATACAGGGAGAACCATGATGCCTTCCTGCGCCTGGTCTCACATGAGGCTCTGGGGAGCTTCAATCCCTGGGCAATAGCAGACAG
- the kiaa0753 gene encoding protein moonraker isoform X2 yields MISDFQRGSAMPIGELGSVHREWIKKGSSVSQIAGLQTQLQFNDIAAPSVLNRATRVGPPSPIVIEKLIPRTERQDDMESCSSSLRLSVLSEERLQTAVRLAKRDLHRKRQESIIHNSLEPVERSQIISPERSNTDCSPHVVYPKMSGPKKQIKNGHQVLVYTPQEPNSQLKQGQTPTKDLDVRVNSNEPQLSQEIHKLQKELSTYVQRIEQLANKGRVVEVLEPDEKHRMEIRRQEQAARSARIIYVLQQQIKEIQEDLDKLRFQNVKHIKKSRAMDRLAAAHRGAVRAMQVFINQLSDPTESRVPTHCKELGQLIRQLSLCSAKVQVGQGSAIPETALDILQKLETLDSALSKQEAPRKRDVDLQIVNPVEKTPTRVRARSMSPPRPARDPAERTSRKPRKPAAAKKPSGSRLAGKSHRTSQTLAKERNDVLKAGLESLIHNQKLREAEAQKPNKTTSAINPDHVKAGHLRDASFQQPTVSSRLRENQVPQKEATVPWMPTSPHSPPRPRAVSSRPEPRCLFSPQKSPVKQKPQTSSSTQLSPSSHDRKQAQNEALRQAWLDRVTADRLRELNRLSKEEADRINKLRTTLGSPTQWAEKAERATKERIQPLLDRAQVVEAGSDTLKERLKVADKPGARADVLSDALLDDLLEDAAQALWVTERQQVAETDAERQLQGPTLESMLLRMEEMERDQEDVRRRFAMISYSDPLIWEKGTDAPRNISSSRPASSQPIRLTKPVLKAPSTADILLQKPVETGAASDTSMIDEESLTLNDPSHPVSATRESTQGAYLTVPPSMQRSIQKYRENHDAFLRLVSHEALGSFNPWAIADSLADELMAEALADVAAEFQDVCEEYAEAVFTSEFLQPVQSPTTSVS; encoded by the exons atgatttctgatttcCAAAGGGGGTCTGCTATGCCCATTGGTGAACTGGGCTCTGTGCACCGTGAATGGATTAAAAAAGGCTCTTCTGTGTCTCAAATTGCTGGTCTGCAAACACAG CTTCAGTTCAATGACATAGCGGCACCCAGTGTTCTTAACCGAGCCACCCGTGTGGGACCCCCTTCTCCCATCGTGATAGAGAAACTTATACCACGTACAGAAAGGCAGGATGATATGGAGAGCTGCAGCAGCTCCTTACGCCTCTCAGTCCTCTCAGAAGAGCGGCTGCAGACTGCCGTCAGACTCGCCAAGAGAGATCTGCATAGGAAACGACAGGAATCCATCATCCATAACTCACTTGAACCAGTGGAAAGATCCCAGATTATCAGCCCTGAAAGAAGCAACACAGATTGCAGTCCTCATGTGGTCTACCCAAAGATGTCAGGTCCAAAGAAGCAAATAAAAAACGGTCATCAGGTGCTTGTTTATACTCCTCAGGAACCTAACAGCCAACTTAAACAGGGCCAGACACCCACCAAAGACCTTGACGTGAGAGTCAACAGCAATGAACCTCAGCTCAGCCAGGAGATCCATAAATTACAGAAGGAATTGAGCACATATGTGCAAAGGATAGAGCAGTTGGCTAATAAAG GACGTGTGGTGGAGGTTCTGGAGCCTGATGAGAAGCATAGGATGGAGATCCGGCGGCAGGAGCAGGCAGCCCGTTCCGCACGTATCATCTATGTGTTACAACAGCAG ATTAAAGAGATACAGGAGGATCTAGACAAGCTGCGTTTCCAGAATGTCAAACACATCAAAAAG tCCAGGGCAATGGACAGGCTGGCTGCTGCTCACCGGGGAGCTGTAAGAGCCATGCAGGTTTTTATCAACCAGCTGTCAGACCCCACAGAGAGCAGAGTGCCCACCCACTGCAAAGAGCTGGGTCAGCTGATTCGCCAGCTCTCTCTCTGCTCAGCCAAAGTACAGGTGGGACAAGGATCTGCCATACCAGAGACAGCCCTAGACATCCTGCAGAAATTAGAG ACGCTTGACTCAGCACTGAGTAAGCAGGAGGCACCCAGGAAAAGAGATGTAGATTTGCAGATTGTCAACCCAGTGGAAAAGACTCCGACCCGGGTCAGGGCCCGCAGCATGTCCCCTCCCCGTCCTGCCAGAGACCCAGCTGAGAGGACCTCACGAAAACCCCGAAAGCCAGCTGCTGCAAAAAAGCCTAGTG GCAGCAGACTGGCGGGGAAATCCCACAGGACCTCACAGACATTGGCGAAGGAGCGCAATGATGTTCTGAAGGCAGGGCTAGAGAGCCTCATACATAATCAAAAACTCAGAGAGGCTGAAGCACAGAAACCCAACAAAACTACCAGTGCCATCAACCCAGACCATGTTAag GCAGGTCATCTTCGTGATGCCAGCTTCCAGCAGCCCACTGTCTCATCCCGACTGAGGGAAAACCAGGTACCCCAGAAAGAGGCCACTGTGCCTTGGATGCCAACATCTCCTCACTCTCCTCCTCGCCCACG TGCTGTGTCTAGCCGGCCAGAGCCGAGATGTCTGTTCTCACCTCAAAAGAGCCCTGTAAAGCAGAAGCCACAGACCAGTTCCAGTACACAGCTCAGCCCTTCATCACATGATAGGAAACAAGCCCAAAATGAAGCCCTCAG ACAAGCCTGGTTGGACCGGGTGACTGCAGACAGACTGAGAGAACTGAATCGTCTGAGTAAAGAAGAGGCTGACCGCATTAACAAACTCCG GACCACACTGGGCTCTCCGACACAATGGGCGGAAAAAGCTGAGCGGGCCACAAAAGAGAGAATTCAACCTTTGTTGGATCGAGCACAG GTGGTTGAAGCAGGAAGTGACACTCTAAAAGAGCGGCTGAAGGTTGCAGATAAG CCTGGGGCCAGGGCGGATGTCCTGAGCGATGCTCTTCTGGACGATCTTCTGGAGGACGCAGCTCAAGCTCTGTGGGTGACTGAGAGGCAGCAGGTGGCCGAGACTGATGCTGAGAGGCAGCTGCAGGGCCCCACATTAGAGAGCATGTTGCTGAGGATGGAGGAGATGGAG AGAGACCAGGAAGATGTGCGTCGACGCTTTGCTATGATCTCATACTCAGACCCTCTCATTTGGGAAAAAGGCACAG ACGCTCCGAGGAATATTTCTAGCTCCAGGCCAGCCTcttctcagccaatcagattgacGAAACCAGTCCTGAAAGCACCCAGCACTGCCGACATCCTCCTGCAAAAGCCAGTGGAGACTGG GGCTGCATCAGACACATCGATGATAGATGAGGAGAGTTTAACTCTAAATGACCCCAGTCATCCAGTCTCAGCCACAAGGGAAAGCACACAAGGGGCTTACCTGACTGTGCCGCCCAGCATGCAGAGGAGTATCCAGAAATACAGGGAGAACCATGATGCCTTCCTGCGCCTGGTCTCACATGAGGCTCTGGGGAGCTTCAATCCCTGGGCAATAGCAGACAG
- the kiaa0753 gene encoding protein moonraker isoform X5, with translation MISDFQRGSAMPIGELGSVHREWIKKGSSVSQIAGLQTQLQFNDIAAPSVLNRATRVGPPSPIVIEKLIPRTERQDDMESCSSSLRLSVLSEERLQTAVRLAKRDLHRKRQESIIHNSLEPVERSQIISPERSNTDCSPHVVYPKMSGPKKQIKNGHQVLVYTPQEPNSQLKQGQTPTKDLDVRVNSNEPQLSQEIHKLQKELSTYVQRIEQLANKGRVVEVLEPDEKHRMEIRRQEQAARSARIIYVLQQQIKEIQEDLDKLRFQNVKHIKKSRAMDRLAAAHRGAVRAMQVFINQLSDPTESRVPTHCKELGQLIRQLSLCSAKVQVGQGSAIPETALDILQKLETLDSALSKQEAPRKRDVDLQIVNPVEKTPTRVRARSMSPPRPARDPAERTSRKPRKPAAAKKPSGSRLAGKSHRTSQTLAKERNDVLKAGLESLIHNQKLREAEAQKPNKTTSAINPDHVKQAGHLRDASFQQPTVSSRLRENQVPQKEATVPWMPTSPHSPPRPRRPEPRCLFSPQKSPVKQKPQTSSSTQLSPSSHDRKQAQNEALRQAWLDRVTADRLRELNRLSKEEADRINKLRTTLGSPTQWAEKAERATKERIQPLLDRAQVVEAGSDTLKERLKVADKPGARADVLSDALLDDLLEDAAQALWVTERQQVAETDAERQLQGPTLESMLLRMEEMERDQEDVRRRFAMISYSDPLIWEKGTDAPRNISSSRPASSQPIRLTKPVLKAPSTADILLQKPVETGAASDTSMIDEESLTLNDPSHPVSATRESTQGAYLTVPPSMQRSIQKYRENHDAFLRLVSHEALGSFNPWAIADSLADELMAEALADVAAEFQDVCEEYAEAVFTSEFLQPVQSPTTSVS, from the exons atgatttctgatttcCAAAGGGGGTCTGCTATGCCCATTGGTGAACTGGGCTCTGTGCACCGTGAATGGATTAAAAAAGGCTCTTCTGTGTCTCAAATTGCTGGTCTGCAAACACAG CTTCAGTTCAATGACATAGCGGCACCCAGTGTTCTTAACCGAGCCACCCGTGTGGGACCCCCTTCTCCCATCGTGATAGAGAAACTTATACCACGTACAGAAAGGCAGGATGATATGGAGAGCTGCAGCAGCTCCTTACGCCTCTCAGTCCTCTCAGAAGAGCGGCTGCAGACTGCCGTCAGACTCGCCAAGAGAGATCTGCATAGGAAACGACAGGAATCCATCATCCATAACTCACTTGAACCAGTGGAAAGATCCCAGATTATCAGCCCTGAAAGAAGCAACACAGATTGCAGTCCTCATGTGGTCTACCCAAAGATGTCAGGTCCAAAGAAGCAAATAAAAAACGGTCATCAGGTGCTTGTTTATACTCCTCAGGAACCTAACAGCCAACTTAAACAGGGCCAGACACCCACCAAAGACCTTGACGTGAGAGTCAACAGCAATGAACCTCAGCTCAGCCAGGAGATCCATAAATTACAGAAGGAATTGAGCACATATGTGCAAAGGATAGAGCAGTTGGCTAATAAAG GACGTGTGGTGGAGGTTCTGGAGCCTGATGAGAAGCATAGGATGGAGATCCGGCGGCAGGAGCAGGCAGCCCGTTCCGCACGTATCATCTATGTGTTACAACAGCAG ATTAAAGAGATACAGGAGGATCTAGACAAGCTGCGTTTCCAGAATGTCAAACACATCAAAAAG tCCAGGGCAATGGACAGGCTGGCTGCTGCTCACCGGGGAGCTGTAAGAGCCATGCAGGTTTTTATCAACCAGCTGTCAGACCCCACAGAGAGCAGAGTGCCCACCCACTGCAAAGAGCTGGGTCAGCTGATTCGCCAGCTCTCTCTCTGCTCAGCCAAAGTACAGGTGGGACAAGGATCTGCCATACCAGAGACAGCCCTAGACATCCTGCAGAAATTAGAG ACGCTTGACTCAGCACTGAGTAAGCAGGAGGCACCCAGGAAAAGAGATGTAGATTTGCAGATTGTCAACCCAGTGGAAAAGACTCCGACCCGGGTCAGGGCCCGCAGCATGTCCCCTCCCCGTCCTGCCAGAGACCCAGCTGAGAGGACCTCACGAAAACCCCGAAAGCCAGCTGCTGCAAAAAAGCCTAGTG GCAGCAGACTGGCGGGGAAATCCCACAGGACCTCACAGACATTGGCGAAGGAGCGCAATGATGTTCTGAAGGCAGGGCTAGAGAGCCTCATACATAATCAAAAACTCAGAGAGGCTGAAGCACAGAAACCCAACAAAACTACCAGTGCCATCAACCCAGACCATGTTAag CAGGCAGGTCATCTTCGTGATGCCAGCTTCCAGCAGCCCACTGTCTCATCCCGACTGAGGGAAAACCAGGTACCCCAGAAAGAGGCCACTGTGCCTTGGATGCCAACATCTCCTCACTCTCCTCCTCGCCCACG CCGGCCAGAGCCGAGATGTCTGTTCTCACCTCAAAAGAGCCCTGTAAAGCAGAAGCCACAGACCAGTTCCAGTACACAGCTCAGCCCTTCATCACATGATAGGAAACAAGCCCAAAATGAAGCCCTCAG ACAAGCCTGGTTGGACCGGGTGACTGCAGACAGACTGAGAGAACTGAATCGTCTGAGTAAAGAAGAGGCTGACCGCATTAACAAACTCCG GACCACACTGGGCTCTCCGACACAATGGGCGGAAAAAGCTGAGCGGGCCACAAAAGAGAGAATTCAACCTTTGTTGGATCGAGCACAG GTGGTTGAAGCAGGAAGTGACACTCTAAAAGAGCGGCTGAAGGTTGCAGATAAG CCTGGGGCCAGGGCGGATGTCCTGAGCGATGCTCTTCTGGACGATCTTCTGGAGGACGCAGCTCAAGCTCTGTGGGTGACTGAGAGGCAGCAGGTGGCCGAGACTGATGCTGAGAGGCAGCTGCAGGGCCCCACATTAGAGAGCATGTTGCTGAGGATGGAGGAGATGGAG AGAGACCAGGAAGATGTGCGTCGACGCTTTGCTATGATCTCATACTCAGACCCTCTCATTTGGGAAAAAGGCACAG ACGCTCCGAGGAATATTTCTAGCTCCAGGCCAGCCTcttctcagccaatcagattgacGAAACCAGTCCTGAAAGCACCCAGCACTGCCGACATCCTCCTGCAAAAGCCAGTGGAGACTGG GGCTGCATCAGACACATCGATGATAGATGAGGAGAGTTTAACTCTAAATGACCCCAGTCATCCAGTCTCAGCCACAAGGGAAAGCACACAAGGGGCTTACCTGACTGTGCCGCCCAGCATGCAGAGGAGTATCCAGAAATACAGGGAGAACCATGATGCCTTCCTGCGCCTGGTCTCACATGAGGCTCTGGGGAGCTTCAATCCCTGGGCAATAGCAGACAG